A window of Stutzerimonas stutzeri genomic DNA:
CCTCTTTGGCTTGCTGCCATTGCCCGATCCCGCGGATTCCGACGACTTTGTTCACAGGCGCCATGTCAGACGCAGGCCCGCTTCTCGCGGCGGGCTGTAGACGGTGACGAATCCGTTCTGGTAGCCCACCGCGTCGTAGCGCTGATCGGTCGCGTTGTCGGCGTAGGCCGCGATTTCCCAGTTGCCGCGTTGGTAACCAGCTACCAGGTTCACCAGGCCGTAGCCGTTGCGTTCATACCCGTTGGCCGCATCGAGGTAGACCTTGCTGCTGCCGGTCACGCTGGCTTGTGCATACCAGCCTTCGGGCGCGTCGTAGCGGATGCCGAGGTGGCCGGTGAGATCCGGCGCGAACGGGTTCTGGTTGCCGTCATAGTCCGCCTCGCCATCGCGAAAGTGATCGAAGCGCGTGTGGTTCCAGGCCAGCCCGCCCTTGAGCTGCCAGCCGCCACCGAGGAGATAGTCCACATCCAGCTCGAGACCTTTGGATGTCGCCGTGGCAGCGCTGGTGATGTACATCACGCCGACGGTGGGCATCTGCATGACCTGCATGTCATCGATGTCCATGAGGTAGGCGGCCAGCGAATAGCGAATGCGCTTGTCAAGAAGCCAGCCCTTGAGACCGGTTTCATACGACCAGTTCTTCTCCGTGTCGTAAGGCAGATAACCCAGCGTCGGCGCCAGCACATTGAAGCCGCCAGTGCGCACGCCACGACTGGCACTCACATACCATTGGTGATTGGCGGTTATCTGGTGTTGCAGCGCGAGCCTGGGTGAAACGTGTGTCCAGCCTTTTTCATGGCTCGTAGCCCCTTGCGGACGTAGCTGCACCTCGTTGCGCTCGACGCGCGCTCCGGCGTCTATGGACCAGTCGGCCGACAGGGGGACGTTCCAGTGGGTGAACAGTGCAGCGGTATCGCTCTGCTGATCCGCGCGAATGTCCGACAGCCCCATCATGGTCTTGCTGGTACTGTGCAGATCGTTGTCGCTGCGATCCGCGTAGACACCAGCCAGCCAACTGGCCTCCCCGAGCTGTCCCTCCACACGGAACTCCTGGGAGAGTGTGCGCAGGTGATGGTCGCGCCCGACGTGCAGAACATCGGCTGGCATGAAGTCAGTGTCCTGCTGAATCCTGTCCTTGAACTCGTTCCAGGCCGTTACCGAATGCAACCGCAGGCCGGAGGCAAATTCATGCTGGACATTGAAGGACAAGGTCTGGCCCTCAGAACGGTTCCAGCTCGGCGTTCCGGACGCGACTCGCTTCCTTGGCGCGCCGGGCGAGCCCCACAGGGAGGCGCCATCGTCGTACTCCTGATGCGCATAGCGCATGACCACATCCGTTGCGGCCCCCGGGGCCCAGCGCAGCCCCAGGTTCAGGTTCTTCTGCTCACGATCGTCCGCCTTGTGCCCCGTGTGGGTGTTGTCGATGAAGCCGTCCTGGCTCGACCAGTTGCCCGATACGCTGCCGTACAACCGCTCTTCCACCAAAGGCTGGCTGAGCGCAAACCGCATGACACGCTTGTTCCGGCTGCCCGCTTCGGCAGACACGCTGGCTCTCGGGGTCGCGTCCATCGGCAGGCTGTGGATGGCAATCACACCGGCCTCGGCATTACGGCCATACAGCGTAGATTGCGGGCCGCGAATGACCTCGATGCGATCGAGATCCAGCATGCCACTCTCGAATCCCTGGGCTGTCAGCGTGGGAACGCCATCGACCAGCAACAACGTTGAACTGGAGAAGCTGTTGAAGTTGGCCGTCAGCCCCCGCATGACGGGTGAATTCATACCTGCTTGCCCGAACGGCTGGAATGACAGACCAGGAATGCGTCCTTCCAGTTGTTTGAGGCTAGTGATGCCTGACTGCTCGGCGTCCCAGCCATCGATCACCGCCACGCTGGCGGGCACCCTTTCCAGCGGCCGCTCGATTTTCTCGGCTGTGACGGTGATTTCCGGTAGCGTCGTGGAGTCAGGCGAAGCCGCGGAGCCTGGCGCAGCAAACGCCAACTGTGGCCCTGGTACAAAGGCACAGATCAAAGCTGTAGCCATCATCATCGGTTGACCGCGCATATCATGCGTACTCCCGTAAGCTGCGCTCGGGAGTCGACTGCCCCGGCCCAGCGGGACAAATGCCCGAGGTGCCCAGCTCGCGGGCTTCCTCGGTTAGCGCTTTTTTATCGATCTTTCCCGCCGGTGTCAGAGGCAGAGCGCGGTAGAAGCGTAGGTACTCGGGGAGCTTGTTCACCTCCAGTCCCAGTTCGCGCAGGAAGTCGGTGATCGCTTTCAGGGAAAACTTCGCTGCACCCTCGCGCAAGGTGACGCAAAGGCACACCCGCTGCCCGAGATCATCATCGGGAACAGGAATGCACGCAACGGTCACGACATCGGGATGCGCCATGACCAGGCCTTCAATCTGGGTCGGGCTGATATTGGCGCCCCCACGGATGATGACGTCCTTCTTGCGACCGGCTAGGACCAGATAACCCTTGTCGTTGATGTAGCCCAGATCTCCGGTCTTCACCCAGCCTTGCGGGTCGCGGTAACGCTCGTCCAGCTCCGGCGCGTTGACGTACTGCATTGGAGTCAATGGCCCGCGGGCGGTGATTTCGCCAACCTCGCCTTGCCGGACCTCCCGGCCTTCGTCGTCCACCAGACGAATCGCGCAGACCGCCGGATTGGGCTTGCCGACGCTGGTCAGCACAACTTCGATGGGGTCGTCCAGGGTGTTATGGCAGTTCACGCCGTCGGCGGAACCGTAGAGGCTGATGAAGCCGCAGCCAAACGCATCACGGCATTTGCGCACGGTGGCCTCGTCGATGACCGAGCCGCCGACGATCAAACCACGCAGGCTGGATTTGTCGATGCTCTCCAACGCCGGTTGAGCGGCGATGCGTTGCAGCATGGTGGGTACGCCGAGAATGAAGCCCGGCCGAAATGCCGCAATCGCCTTGATGGCTTCATCCACGTCGAACTTGGGCAATACGACCAGCGAACCACCCAGCCAGCACAACACACCGAAGGTGGCAGTGGAGCCGAAGGACGAACCCAGCGGAACGAGGTACATGCCGCGAAAATCTTCGCCATCGGACGCGATGCGCTGCAGGAAGCGCCCGCGACCACCAACCAACGCATTGTGCGAGTACGCCACCAGCTTGGGCTCCGACTCGGTGCCTGAAGACACCAGCAGACGCACCGGCGAGTTCGGGCACACCCTGGGTAGGCTGGCGAGATCCAGCGGCTCGGTGCTCATCAGCTCATCGAGCGTAATCCATCCTTCGCGAGGCTTGCCCTGAACAATCAGGCGGCGCATGGATAGCAGGGTGGGGCGCAGTGACTCGATAACCTCGCACAGATCGATGCCTTCGTACGCTTGCGGGACGATCACCGCTCGCGCGTCGCAGCGGCGAACCAGCGATTGGATATCCAGCTTGCCGCGTCCCGGAGGGAAGGGGGCGACGATGGCACCGAGCGCTGCCACTGCCAGGTCGATTGCGCAGCACAACCAGTGGTTGGTGAGCTGGTAAGCCACCACGTCGCCGGCCACGATCCCCGAATCACGCAGGCTGTGAGCCATCCGCAGGGCTGCATCGAGGAGCTCGCCGTAGGTCACGTCACCTTGCGGCGACAGCACGGCCTTCTTGTCGGGATGCGCTTCGGCTTTGGCGGCAAACAGCGTGAATACGGGCTGGTTCGGGTAGGTACCGTCCTGCACCCAACGTTGGCGTTCCTCAGCAGGAACCAGGTCGATGATGCCAGCGTTGTTCATAGGAACCTCCAGGGGGCGTTGACAGAGAAGTAAGACTTGCGAGTGAGGCATTCAGAGATGCGGGTGTCGGCGGCGAGCTGCTTGAGGTCTTCGATGACTACACAGGCGCCGATGCCCCGTTCGTTCAGCACCGTTTCCCATTCCGAAGCGGGTCGCTTGCGTAAGCGCTCCGCCAGCGTCTGCTGGCAGGTATCCGCAGTGGCAGGAATGTCCAGCAACATGGCCAGCGACTGGAACTGATCTGGGTGTTGGCAGTCGATGGCGATCAGTCCCGATAGCGTGGGATACACGCCGGACAAGATGCCCCTCGACGCCTTGCCGCTGCTGTGCATCAGCAGATCGGCGGCGCCCAGCAATGAGCTCTCGACATAAGTACCCGTGCCCGTGACTGCTCGATTGAGCAACGCGGCCGTCACACCCAGTGCCGCGATCGCGCCGCCCAGCACATCCAACACGGTGAACAGCGAGCCGCCGCGGATGCCGGATTGACGTGCAATGGCGGCGGACACACCCGACCAGGCCTGGACGGTGAAGTCGGTACCCGGGGCATTGACGGGAGCCCGGCCCCAGCCTCCCGCATAGGCGTAAACGAGATGTGGCTGAACCCTGCGCAGATGTTCAGCATCCAGTTGCATTTCATGGGCCTTGCCGGGCGCCCAGTTGTGCAGAAAGACATCCGCATCGCGGGCGAGCTCGTAGACCAACTGCCGCCCATGGGCGGATTTGATATCGACTTCGTGAACGGATTTGAGGTGGTTCAGCGCGTCAAAGCGCACCGAACAGCCTTCGGCGCAGGGCGGCATGGCTCGCAACGGATCGCCACCCGGCGGCTCCAGCCGAATGACTTCGGCGCCCAGCGATGCCAGCAGATGCCCGGCCAGCGGTCCCTGAATGCGTCGACAGGATTCGATGACGCGCATCCCCTGTAGCGGCAGCAGTGACGGAAATGCGGTGTCTCGATGCCTTTCGGGGGACGGCGGGAAAGACTCGAACTGCCATGGCGTAGCCAGTGACTGCCGGTAATCGGGGTCCTCGCGGCGTTGCGCATCGGTGCGGACGGGCACGACCGCAACACCCGCTTGCGCTGCCAATTGTTGGATCTTTGCGTAACGCAGGCGGGCGAGCGCCGTGAGACAGGCGGCAGGTAGAGGCGACACGGCCCTCGCGTAGCGAAGCAGAAAACCTTTCCAGGCCGTACCGGCCAATTCCGATTCAATGCCGACGGCGGTCCAAAAGCTTCGCCACGGTGTGCTGTCGAGCGTTTCCAGCTCGAATGTGATGCCGTCAGCGGAACGAAATGGCGGCCTCAAATGCGGATCGGAGCCGCCCGGCAGGAACGCCTCACGATCTTCTGGTGCCGTGGCGCCTGCCAGATACTGCCCGATA
This region includes:
- a CDS encoding TonB-dependent receptor, with the protein product MATALICAFVPGPQLAFAAPGSAASPDSTTLPEITVTAEKIERPLERVPASVAVIDGWDAEQSGITSLKQLEGRIPGLSFQPFGQAGMNSPVMRGLTANFNSFSSSTLLLVDGVPTLTAQGFESGMLDLDRIEVIRGPQSTLYGRNAEAGVIAIHSLPMDATPRASVSAEAGSRNKRVMRFALSQPLVEERLYGSVSGNWSSQDGFIDNTHTGHKADDREQKNLNLGLRWAPGAATDVVMRYAHQEYDDGASLWGSPGAPRKRVASGTPSWNRSEGQTLSFNVQHEFASGLRLHSVTAWNEFKDRIQQDTDFMPADVLHVGRDHHLRTLSQEFRVEGQLGEASWLAGVYADRSDNDLHSTSKTMMGLSDIRADQQSDTAALFTHWNVPLSADWSIDAGARVERNEVQLRPQGATSHEKGWTHVSPRLALQHQITANHQWYVSASRGVRTGGFNVLAPTLGYLPYDTEKNWSYETGLKGWLLDKRIRYSLAAYLMDIDDMQVMQMPTVGVMYITSAATATSKGLELDVDYLLGGGWQLKGGLAWNHTRFDHFRDGEADYDGNQNPFAPDLTGHLGIRYDAPEGWYAQASVTGSSKVYLDAANGYERNGYGLVNLVAGYQRGNWEIAAYADNATDQRYDAVGYQNGFVTVYSPPREAGLRLTWRL
- a CDS encoding class I adenylate-forming enzyme family protein — its product is MNNAGIIDLVPAEERQRWVQDGTYPNQPVFTLFAAKAEAHPDKKAVLSPQGDVTYGELLDAALRMAHSLRDSGIVAGDVVAYQLTNHWLCCAIDLAVAALGAIVAPFPPGRGKLDIQSLVRRCDARAVIVPQAYEGIDLCEVIESLRPTLLSMRRLIVQGKPREGWITLDELMSTEPLDLASLPRVCPNSPVRLLVSSGTESEPKLVAYSHNALVGGRGRFLQRIASDGEDFRGMYLVPLGSSFGSTATFGVLCWLGGSLVVLPKFDVDEAIKAIAAFRPGFILGVPTMLQRIAAQPALESIDKSSLRGLIVGGSVIDEATVRKCRDAFGCGFISLYGSADGVNCHNTLDDPIEVVLTSVGKPNPAVCAIRLVDDEGREVRQGEVGEITARGPLTPMQYVNAPELDERYRDPQGWVKTGDLGYINDKGYLVLAGRKKDVIIRGGANISPTQIEGLVMAHPDVVTVACIPVPDDDLGQRVCLCVTLREGAAKFSLKAITDFLRELGLEVNKLPEYLRFYRALPLTPAGKIDKKALTEEARELGTSGICPAGPGQSTPERSLREYA
- a CDS encoding CoA transferase, coding for MPTLLNEFSLLHSSTSFPPNWNELQLSLTEQARLLGICPLAISPPVDMEGAAFQLQHPAISPIQAHFASPAGWLPNRHLSELLLQAGSGLMSVHGRASGRAQPLGVDYLSTLTAVMTLHGTLAAAVGQLRGGAFDQVQLSPLGCGLLSIGQYLAGATAPEDREAFLPGGSDPHLRPPFRSADGITFELETLDSTPWRSFWTAVGIESELAGTAWKGFLLRYARAVSPLPAACLTALARLRYAKIQQLAAQAGVAVVPVRTDAQRREDPDYRQSLATPWQFESFPPSPERHRDTAFPSLLPLQGMRVIESCRRIQGPLAGHLLASLGAEVIRLEPPGGDPLRAMPPCAEGCSVRFDALNHLKSVHEVDIKSAHGRQLVYELARDADVFLHNWAPGKAHEMQLDAEHLRRVQPHLVYAYAGGWGRAPVNAPGTDFTVQAWSGVSAAIARQSGIRGGSLFTVLDVLGGAIAALGVTAALLNRAVTGTGTYVESSLLGAADLLMHSSGKASRGILSGVYPTLSGLIAIDCQHPDQFQSLAMLLDIPATADTCQQTLAERLRKRPASEWETVLNERGIGACVVIEDLKQLAADTRISECLTRKSYFSVNAPWRFL